A genome region from Balneola sp. includes the following:
- a CDS encoding gluconate 5-dehydrogenase (Involved in the nonphosphorylative, ketogenic oxidation of glucose and oxidizes gluconate to 5-ketogluconate) — protein MSSLFDLSGKPAFVTGATHGLGMAMAKGLAEAGAELIINGTTPEKMEKALEEYRSEGYTVHGFIFDVTDEKKAKEHVDKIEDEIGPIDILVNNAGIIKRVPLEDMDVEDYRRVIDVDLVGPFIMAKQVVKHMIPRGEGKIINICSMMTELGRDTVGAYAAAKGGLKMLTKNMATEWAKHNIQTNGIGPGYFATSQTEPIRKDGHPFNEFIIQRTPAGRWGDPSDLAGTAVFLSSKASDFVNGQVVYVDGGILATIGKPANE, from the coding sequence ATGAGTTCACTATTTGATTTAAGCGGAAAACCAGCTTTTGTAACTGGTGCAACCCACGGCTTGGGTATGGCTATGGCTAAAGGATTAGCCGAGGCCGGAGCAGAATTAATCATCAATGGTACTACTCCTGAAAAAATGGAGAAAGCTCTGGAAGAATACCGATCAGAGGGTTACACCGTTCATGGTTTTATCTTTGACGTAACCGATGAAAAGAAAGCCAAAGAGCACGTTGACAAAATTGAGGATGAAATTGGACCCATAGATATCCTTGTAAACAATGCGGGTATAATAAAACGAGTCCCCTTAGAAGATATGGATGTCGAAGATTACCGCCGGGTAATTGATGTAGATCTGGTTGGACCTTTTATCATGGCTAAGCAGGTTGTAAAACACATGATTCCTCGTGGAGAAGGTAAAATCATTAATATCTGCTCAATGATGACGGAATTAGGTCGTGATACCGTAGGAGCTTACGCAGCTGCTAAGGGTGGATTAAAAATGCTTACCAAGAATATGGCTACTGAATGGGCTAAGCATAATATTCAAACAAACGGAATTGGTCCGGGATATTTTGCGACTTCTCAAACAGAGCCTATCCGAAAAGACGGGCATCCTTTTAATGAATTTATTATTCAGAGAACGCCAGCCGGGCGTTGGGGAGATCCTTCTGATCTAGCAGGAACTGCAGTATTTCTATCCTCTAAAGCCAGCGATTTTGTAAATGGACAGGTCGTATATGTTGATGGCGGTATTTTGGCTACCATTGGAAAACCTGCTAACGAATAA
- the uxuA gene encoding mannonate dehydratase has protein sequence MKLEYTWRWYGPDDPITLADIRQTGATGIVSALHHIPAGEVWSVDEIQKRKKEIEAAGLSWSVVESVPVHEDIKKRSGQYVSYIQNYQQTIRNLSLCEVKTVCYNFMPILDWTRTSLDYPIQNGAYALRFDATAFAAFDLFILGRAGAEKDYKDSDIQKAELFHNSISESAKTQLTDTIIAGLPGGHEGYSIEEFKEILRQYKNISREDLEANLRQFLQKVIPTAEEYNVKMCIHPDDPPYPILGLPRVVSTKKDIARLLSDVDSPCNGITFCTGSYGVREDNDLPAMAAEFADRIHFLHLRSVQRENDGSFYEADHLEGDSEIAGVMKAILESPKLDESISIPVRPDHGHKMLDDIDKETNPGYSCIGRLKGLSELRGLEQGLRFNLKN, from the coding sequence ATGAAATTAGAATACACATGGCGTTGGTACGGTCCTGATGACCCCATTACTCTGGCGGATATTCGCCAAACAGGAGCTACTGGGATTGTATCTGCGCTACATCATATTCCTGCTGGCGAAGTATGGTCTGTGGATGAAATTCAGAAACGGAAAAAGGAGATCGAAGCCGCTGGCCTCAGTTGGTCTGTGGTTGAAAGTGTTCCCGTTCATGAAGACATTAAAAAGCGTAGCGGGCAATATGTGAGTTACATCCAAAATTATCAGCAGACCATTCGAAATCTCTCTCTTTGTGAGGTCAAAACGGTGTGCTATAATTTTATGCCTATTCTTGACTGGACCCGGACTTCCCTTGATTATCCAATCCAAAATGGAGCCTATGCCCTTCGTTTTGATGCAACAGCTTTTGCTGCATTCGACCTTTTTATTTTAGGCAGAGCCGGTGCTGAGAAAGACTATAAAGATTCCGATATCCAAAAAGCGGAGCTCTTTCACAATTCTATTAGTGAATCTGCCAAAACCCAGCTTACTGATACTATCATAGCTGGTTTACCAGGTGGCCATGAAGGATATTCTATCGAAGAATTCAAAGAAATACTGCGTCAGTACAAAAATATTAGTAGGGAGGATTTGGAGGCTAACCTCCGGCAATTCCTTCAAAAAGTAATTCCTACGGCCGAAGAGTATAATGTAAAGATGTGTATACATCCGGATGACCCGCCTTACCCTATTCTTGGGTTGCCTAGAGTAGTGAGTACCAAAAAGGATATTGCCCGGTTACTGAGTGATGTAGATTCACCTTGCAATGGAATTACCTTTTGTACGGGTTCCTATGGAGTGCGAGAAGATAATGACCTCCCTGCTATGGCAGCAGAATTTGCAGATCGAATCCACTTTTTACACCTTCGCAGTGTGCAAAGGGAAAATGATGGTAGCTTCTATGAAGCAGATCACCTGGAAGGAGATTCAGAAATTGCCGGAGTAATGAAAGCCATCCTTGAATCTCCCAAACTAGATGAAAGCATCAGTATTCCGGTGCGCCCAGATCATGGCCACAAAATGTTAGACGATATTGATAAAGAAACAAATCCAGGATACTCGTGCATTGGAAGGTTAAAAGGCCTTAGCGAGCTCCGCGGATTAGAACAGGGCTTACGCTTTAACTTGAAAAATTAA
- a CDS encoding LacI family transcriptional regulator — translation MAQKRTTIHDIAKELDITASTVSRALKDHPRISESTKKSVVAMAKKMNYQPNSIAAALRRGTSNLIGVIIPTIDRNFFASVLRGIEDVLNDTNYNVIICQSSDSLEKEKSNIKALLEAQVDGIFASYAKETTDFSHYEEVHDRGIPLILFDRMQESFDVDAVVIDDYLGAFKATEHLIEQGCTRITHFSGPQNVSIYRDRKRGYEEALKKHDLPVEEKFILNSDLKLEAGKSLAEEIVSWEQMPDAIFSSSDYAAMGAMEVFKSNNLRIPEDIAIVGFSNESFTSIVDPALTTVDQHSKKMGQFTANLFLDRIQENDIPHTPSRTVLNPELIIRKSSLKKST, via the coding sequence ATGGCTCAGAAAAGAACCACCATTCATGACATAGCAAAAGAGCTGGATATCACAGCTTCAACGGTTTCGAGGGCGCTAAAGGATCATCCCAGAATTAGTGAATCTACCAAAAAGTCGGTAGTGGCTATGGCTAAAAAGATGAACTACCAGCCTAACAGCATTGCTGCTGCGCTGAGAAGAGGAACCAGCAATTTAATTGGCGTAATCATACCAACCATTGATCGAAATTTCTTTGCCTCTGTTCTTCGTGGCATCGAAGATGTGCTTAATGACACGAACTATAACGTCATTATTTGTCAATCCAGTGATTCGCTTGAAAAGGAGAAATCAAATATAAAGGCTTTACTTGAAGCTCAGGTAGATGGAATTTTTGCCTCTTATGCAAAGGAAACCACCGATTTCAGTCATTACGAAGAAGTGCACGACCGGGGAATTCCCCTCATTCTATTTGATAGAATGCAAGAATCTTTTGATGTAGATGCGGTAGTAATTGACGACTACTTAGGTGCTTTCAAAGCAACTGAACATCTTATTGAGCAGGGTTGCACGCGTATCACTCATTTTTCAGGACCTCAGAACGTAAGTATTTATCGGGATCGCAAAAGAGGATATGAAGAAGCTCTCAAGAAACATGACCTCCCTGTTGAAGAAAAATTCATCCTTAATAGTGATTTGAAATTAGAAGCCGGTAAATCTCTGGCTGAAGAAATAGTATCCTGGGAACAGATGCCTGATGCTATTTTTTCATCGAGTGATTATGCCGCCATGGGCGCCATGGAAGTTTTCAAATCCAATAATCTTCGTATACCTGAAGATATTGCGATTGTGGGCTTTAGTAATGAGTCTTTCACTTCTATTGTTGATCCAGCCCTTACAACGGTTGACCAGCATAGCAAGAAGATGGGCCAGTTCACGGCAAACTTATTTTTGGATCGTATTCAGGAGAATGACATCCCACATACGCCTTCCAGAACCGTATTGAATCCTGAACTTATTATCAGGAAATCATCACTCAAAAAAAGCACCTAA
- a CDS encoding 5-dehydro-4-deoxy-D-glucuronate isomerase, translating into MSVNYSVRYAANPEDVKNYGTDRLREDFLIEDLFVDGEINMVYSFYGRQVVGGAKPGSSPLKLETIDPLKANFFLERRELGVINVGEPGIVKVGDTEYEIDFKEAIYVGRGEEEVTFHQKDGNQPLFYFNSAPAHKAFPTKKVSQADAEVVELGSLETANHRVIRKLIVNSIVDTCQLQMGMTQLETGSVWNTMPAHVHDRRMEAYFYFEVPEEHAVCHFMGEPQNTRHIFMKNNQAVLSPPWSIHCGSGTSNYTFIWAMNGENLDYGDMDHVKIQDLK; encoded by the coding sequence ACTATGGTACCGATCGCCTTCGTGAAGACTTCCTGATTGAAGATCTTTTCGTTGATGGTGAGATCAATATGGTATACTCGTTTTATGGGCGTCAAGTTGTAGGTGGTGCTAAGCCTGGTTCTTCTCCTCTTAAATTGGAAACCATTGACCCGCTTAAAGCAAACTTCTTTCTAGAGCGACGTGAACTGGGAGTAATTAATGTAGGTGAGCCGGGTATTGTTAAAGTTGGCGACACTGAATATGAAATTGATTTTAAGGAAGCAATATATGTTGGTCGCGGTGAGGAAGAAGTCACTTTTCACCAAAAAGATGGAAATCAACCTCTCTTCTATTTCAACTCTGCACCTGCTCACAAAGCCTTCCCTACTAAAAAAGTATCACAAGCCGATGCGGAAGTTGTTGAGCTTGGGTCTCTGGAAACAGCCAATCACCGAGTAATTCGCAAATTAATCGTAAATAGCATTGTTGACACTTGTCAACTTCAAATGGGAATGACCCAGCTTGAGACCGGTAGTGTTTGGAACACCATGCCAGCTCATGTTCATGACCGACGCATGGAAGCTTATTTTTATTTTGAAGTTCCTGAAGAGCATGCTGTTTGCCACTTTATGGGGGAACCACAAAATACCCGACATATCTTTATGAAGAACAATCAAGCCGTTCTTTCTCCCCCATGGTCTATTCACTGTGGATCTGGAACAAGTAACTATACTTTTATTTGGGCTATGAATGGTGAGAATCTTGATTATGGCGATATGGATCATGTAAAAATTCAGGATCTCAAGTAA
- a CDS encoding DUF4861 domain-containing protein, translating into MDRSYMLMAVFWLPLENLLTNKFMTMRFKKYITSVFILSSAVLISACTAMQEDFTLTNNSEIDRSNEPIVLSRDAIIDKTGGIQITEGQLPLPVVGDQPLPAQVDDIDGDGEWDELAFTINIAAGESKTVSIEYVNPGDYPEFTQRTNVRFGVVGDNGIEALKTLSIPGEELPVPLFTRFQMDGPAWENDKVGFRQYIDGRNGRDLYGKTLSTMALDTVGISDENMPVDDYHVMLPWGRDILAVGNSLGLGGIGIIENNNPVRLGVRLDAEQSNVGMTSYNLITEGPVRSVFSIHYEDWDTGENSYNLENTVTIWAGSYSYRNDISLSSTNVADTLAIGVVNIHNDEQPVLLNKDDNPLSAFYTHDKQTYDDEWYLGMGIIFPSMHYLSYTEAPESGPGITTSYLNLFELVDQKSLSYHVVAGWELSDERFADAEYFRSFMEEEVQKISSPITVE; encoded by the coding sequence ATGGACAGGTCGTATATGTTGATGGCGGTATTTTGGCTACCATTGGAAAACCTGCTAACGAATAAATTTATGACTATGCGATTCAAAAAATACATCACTTCTGTATTCATTCTTTCTTCGGCAGTTTTAATTTCAGCATGTACTGCCATGCAGGAAGATTTCACGCTAACCAATAATTCTGAAATTGATCGTTCTAACGAGCCTATCGTCCTCTCTCGGGATGCAATTATAGATAAAACCGGAGGCATCCAAATCACCGAAGGTCAACTTCCTCTTCCAGTTGTGGGAGATCAGCCTTTACCCGCTCAGGTAGATGACATAGACGGCGACGGTGAATGGGATGAGCTGGCCTTCACCATAAATATTGCAGCCGGAGAGTCAAAAACGGTATCAATAGAATATGTGAATCCAGGTGATTATCCCGAATTCACGCAGCGGACCAATGTGCGTTTTGGAGTAGTTGGCGACAATGGAATCGAAGCCCTGAAAACACTCTCAATTCCCGGAGAAGAATTACCCGTCCCTCTTTTCACCCGGTTCCAGATGGATGGACCCGCATGGGAAAATGATAAAGTTGGCTTCCGTCAATATATCGACGGACGAAATGGACGTGATTTGTATGGGAAGACACTATCTACCATGGCATTAGATACGGTAGGCATTTCCGATGAAAACATGCCGGTTGATGACTACCATGTTATGCTTCCCTGGGGGCGTGATATACTGGCCGTCGGAAATTCATTAGGACTGGGTGGTATTGGCATCATTGAAAACAACAACCCCGTTCGGCTCGGTGTGAGATTGGATGCTGAGCAAAGCAATGTAGGCATGACTTCATATAATTTAATTACTGAAGGCCCGGTTCGGTCAGTCTTTAGCATTCACTATGAAGATTGGGATACAGGTGAGAACAGCTATAATCTTGAGAATACGGTAACGATTTGGGCTGGAAGTTACAGCTACAGAAACGATATCTCCTTAAGCAGTACTAATGTGGCAGATACATTAGCTATTGGGGTGGTAAATATTCACAATGATGAACAGCCTGTTCTATTAAATAAAGATGATAACCCACTTAGCGCTTTCTACACCCACGACAAGCAGACGTACGACGATGAGTGGTACTTAGGAATGGGTATTATTTTTCCATCTATGCACTATTTAAGTTATACGGAAGCTCCGGAATCAGGTCCAGGAATTACCACTAGTTACCTTAACCTATTTGAGCTGGTTGACCAGAAAAGCCTGAGCTATCATGTAGTAGCAGGATGGGAATTAAGTGACGAGCGTTTTGCTGATGCTGAATACTTCCGATCTTTTATGGAAGAAGAAGTACAAAAAATTTCATCTCCAATTACTGTAGAATAA
- a CDS encoding 2-dehydro-3-deoxygluconokinase: MKKVVTFGEIMLRLSPPGFLRFSQANSFEVIYGGGESNVAVSLANYGIPVDFVTRLPNNDIGECALQEMRKRNVGTEHIARGGERLGIYFLETGAVSRGSKVVYDRAHSAISTIQKGDIDWEKVFDGAQWFHWTGITPALSQGAADVCLEAIKAANDLGITVSTDLNYRAKLWNYGKEPGEVMPDLVEGCDVILGNEEDAEKHFGLHPDNVDITKGDSMDSQAYLSVCKKLKERFPRAKKIITTLRGSISASHNSWSGVLYNGDEFLETNTYQITDIVDRVGGGDSFMGGLIYGLLTYKDDDQKALDFAVAASCLKHTIYGDANLVTVDEVEKLMGGDASGRVSR; the protein is encoded by the coding sequence ATGAAAAAAGTAGTCACCTTCGGAGAAATAATGCTCCGACTATCACCCCCCGGTTTTTTAAGATTTTCACAAGCTAATTCATTTGAAGTTATTTACGGAGGCGGAGAATCGAACGTAGCCGTTTCTTTGGCCAATTATGGCATTCCTGTAGACTTTGTCACGCGCCTCCCTAACAATGACATCGGAGAATGTGCGCTTCAGGAAATGCGTAAGCGAAACGTAGGCACAGAGCATATTGCAAGAGGCGGCGAGCGACTTGGAATTTATTTCCTTGAAACAGGAGCTGTAAGCCGTGGAAGTAAAGTTGTTTATGACCGTGCGCATTCAGCCATTTCAACCATTCAAAAAGGCGATATCGATTGGGAGAAAGTTTTTGATGGTGCGCAATGGTTCCACTGGACGGGTATAACTCCGGCTCTATCTCAAGGTGCAGCAGATGTTTGCTTAGAAGCAATCAAGGCCGCAAATGATTTAGGTATAACCGTTTCTACTGACTTGAACTACCGTGCTAAGCTATGGAATTATGGCAAAGAGCCCGGAGAAGTTATGCCCGATCTCGTAGAAGGTTGTGATGTAATCCTTGGGAATGAAGAGGATGCCGAAAAACACTTTGGCCTGCACCCTGATAATGTGGATATCACAAAAGGTGATTCTATGGATAGTCAGGCTTACCTCTCTGTCTGTAAAAAACTGAAAGAACGTTTTCCACGAGCTAAAAAAATTATTACTACTCTCCGTGGTTCTATCAGTGCATCCCATAATTCATGGTCTGGTGTTCTTTATAATGGAGATGAATTCCTCGAAACCAATACTTATCAGATCACGGATATTGTAGATCGTGTAGGTGGCGGTGATTCTTTTATGGGAGGTTTGATTTATGGCCTTCTTACATACAAAGATGATGATCAGAAAGCCCTAGACTTTGCCGTAGCTGCTTCTTGCCTTAAGCATACTATTTATGGCGATGCTAACCTGGTTACGGTTGATGAAGTTGAAAAACTAATGGGCGGAGATGCATCTGGCCGTGTTTCCAGATAG